The following coding sequences are from one Virgibacillus necropolis window:
- a CDS encoding Fic family protein, translating to MFILDFLSIHPFNDGNGRMAPILTLLLLYKFGFELGRYISLEKIIEDSKESYYETLRQSSQGLHENDIFPWVNFILGIFVSAYKEF from the coding sequence TTGTTTATATTAGACTTTTTATCCATACATCCATTTAATGATGGGAACGGTAGAATGGCTCCCATTTTAACCTTACTTCTTTTATATAAATTCGGTTTTGAATTAGGTAGATATATCAGTTTGGAAAAGATCATCGAAGACTCAAAGGAAAGCTATTATGAAACTTTACGTCAATCTTCTCAAGGATTGCACGAAAATGATATTTTTCCCTGGGTAAATTTCATTTTAGGTATCTTTGTATCAGCGTACAAGGAATTTTAA